The Streptomyces sp. NL15-2K genome contains a region encoding:
- a CDS encoding helix-turn-helix domain-containing protein yields MFVDHSKEAPRSGISAVAALDEPTRRRLYDHVVRQPGPVSRDEAAEALGLARQTAAFHLDRLADESLLDVVYERRSGRTGPGAGRPAKLYKRSSEQVTVSLPERHYELAGRLLAQALEESEATGEPVRPVLHRKAHELGTQLARPSRADVFAVLEENGFEPHRDGDAILLGNCPFHALAREHTQTVCGMNLHLQRGVLEGLAENGLQAHLAPSPGHCCVRLEPASSPPTSVRPS; encoded by the coding sequence GTGTTTGTGGACCACTCGAAGGAAGCACCCCGCTCCGGCATCTCCGCCGTCGCCGCGCTCGACGAGCCGACCCGCAGGAGGCTCTACGACCACGTCGTGCGTCAGCCGGGACCGGTCAGCCGCGACGAAGCCGCCGAGGCCCTCGGCCTTGCCCGGCAGACCGCGGCCTTCCACCTGGACCGGCTGGCTGACGAATCCCTGCTCGACGTCGTCTACGAACGGCGCAGCGGACGCACCGGCCCGGGAGCGGGCCGGCCCGCCAAGCTCTACAAGCGCTCCAGCGAGCAGGTCACCGTCAGCCTGCCCGAGCGGCACTACGAGCTGGCCGGACGGCTCCTCGCCCAGGCGCTGGAGGAATCCGAAGCCACTGGTGAACCGGTCCGTCCGGTCCTGCACCGAAAGGCCCACGAACTGGGCACACAGCTCGCCCGGCCGAGCCGGGCAGACGTGTTCGCCGTGCTGGAGGAGAACGGCTTCGAACCCCACCGTGACGGCGACGCCATCCTCCTGGGCAACTGCCCCTTCCACGCGCTCGCCCGCGAGCACACTCAGACGGTGTGCGGCATGAACCTCCACCTGCAGCGCGGGGTACTGGAAGGACTCGCAGAAAACGGCCTCCAGGCGCACCTGGCGCCGAGCCCCGGTCACTGCTGCGTCCGCTTGGAGCCGGCTTCCTCACCGCCCACCAGCGTGCGCCCGTCCTGA